From one Streptomyces sp. Q6 genomic stretch:
- a CDS encoding DUF445 domain-containing protein: MSELDKRGEMGEAGQGQYAQEATGQPRPARRSVTEFTAADEEKRRGVRRMKLTATGMLGFVALVYVLATWAGHSGAGAWTGYVAAAAEAGMVGALADWFAVTALFRHPLGIPIPHTAIIPKKKDQLGVSLGEFVGENFLSGDVVRDRLRAVGIGSRLGAWLAEPEHADRVTAELATALRGALTVLRDSDVQAVVGEAITRRADNAEIAPGIGKMLEKVVADGGHKRVVDLVCARAHDWLVLHSDSVMDAVQGGAPGWTPRFVDKRVGERVYKELLRFVTEMRDMPEHPARGAVDRFLRDFAGDLQSDSDTRARVERLKSEVLGRSEVQDLIASTWSAVRSMIVAAAEDERSELRLRVRASLLSLGRRMASDPKVQAKVDGWVEGAAVYVVTTYRAEITSLITDTVAGWDAEHTSRKIEAHIGRDLQFIRINGTVVGSLAGLVIYTVSRAFGA; the protein is encoded by the coding sequence ATGAGCGAGCTGGACAAAAGGGGTGAAATGGGGGAGGCGGGCCAGGGGCAGTATGCCCAGGAGGCCACCGGGCAACCCCGCCCCGCCCGCCGCTCCGTGACCGAGTTCACCGCCGCGGACGAGGAGAAGCGGCGCGGCGTGCGCCGCATGAAGCTCACGGCGACCGGCATGCTCGGCTTCGTCGCGCTCGTCTACGTACTGGCGACCTGGGCCGGGCACTCCGGCGCCGGCGCCTGGACCGGTTACGTCGCCGCGGCCGCCGAGGCCGGCATGGTCGGCGCGCTCGCCGACTGGTTCGCGGTCACCGCCCTCTTCCGCCACCCCCTCGGCATCCCCATCCCGCACACCGCGATCATCCCGAAGAAGAAGGATCAACTCGGCGTCTCGCTGGGAGAGTTCGTCGGCGAGAACTTCCTGTCGGGCGACGTCGTACGGGACCGGCTGCGCGCCGTCGGCATCGGCTCGCGGCTCGGCGCCTGGCTCGCCGAGCCCGAGCACGCCGACCGCGTCACCGCCGAACTGGCGACGGCGCTGCGCGGCGCCCTGACCGTCCTGCGCGACTCCGATGTCCAGGCCGTCGTCGGCGAGGCCATCACGCGCCGCGCCGACAACGCCGAGATCGCGCCCGGCATCGGCAAGATGCTGGAGAAGGTCGTCGCCGACGGCGGCCACAAGCGCGTCGTCGACCTGGTGTGCGCGCGGGCCCACGACTGGCTCGTCCTGCACTCGGACTCCGTCATGGACGCCGTGCAGGGCGGCGCCCCCGGCTGGACCCCGCGCTTCGTCGACAAGCGCGTGGGCGAGCGGGTCTACAAGGAACTCCTCCGCTTCGTCACCGAGATGCGCGACATGCCGGAGCACCCGGCGCGCGGCGCCGTCGACCGTTTCCTGCGGGACTTCGCGGGCGACCTCCAGTCCGACTCCGACACCCGGGCGCGCGTCGAGCGCCTGAAGTCCGAGGTGCTCGGCCGTTCCGAGGTCCAGGACCTGATCGCCTCGACGTGGTCCGCGGTCCGCTCCATGATCGTGGCGGCCGCCGAGGACGAGCGCAGCGAACTGCGGCTGCGCGTACGGGCGTCGCTCCTCTCGCTCGGCCGTCGCATGGCGTCCGACCCGAAGGTGCAGGCGAAGGTCGACGGCTGGGTGGAGGGCGCCGCCGTGTACGTCGTCACCACCTACCGCGCGGAGATCACCTCCCTCATCACGGACACCGTCGCCGGCTGGGACGCCGAGCACACGTCCCGCAAGATCGAGGCGCACATCGGCCGCGATCTCCAGTTCATCCGGATCAACGGCACGGTGGTCGGCTCGCTGGCCGGGCTCGTCATTTACACGGTGTCGCGGGCGTTCGGTGCCTAG
- a CDS encoding GlxA family transcriptional regulator: protein MELGLIHQLFGAARDPSTGERLYDVRTCAPRPGRIRTDADFPIYAEHGLETVAAADTVLVPASHEEDESLRPGSLDPESARALHAVHAGRGRVASICTGAFVLAAAGLLDGRRATTHWLSSDRFARTFPQVTVDADVLYVDEGTVLTSAGEAAGIDLCLHMIRADHGAAVAADVARRTVVPPYREGGQAQYIQRPVRTRESASTSRSRAWALARLAEPLTLADLAARDAMAVRTYSRRFREETGLTPMTWLARQRLDRARELLERTDHTVDRVATETGFGTGASLRQHFQAVLGVSPGAYRATFRGR from the coding sequence ATGGAACTGGGCCTGATCCACCAGCTCTTCGGCGCGGCCCGCGATCCTTCGACGGGCGAGCGCCTCTACGACGTGCGCACCTGCGCGCCCCGCCCCGGCAGAATCCGTACGGACGCCGACTTCCCGATCTACGCGGAGCACGGTCTGGAGACGGTGGCGGCGGCGGACACCGTCCTGGTCCCGGCCTCGCACGAGGAGGACGAGTCGCTCCGGCCCGGCTCGCTGGACCCCGAGTCGGCGCGGGCGCTGCACGCCGTCCACGCCGGCCGGGGCCGGGTGGCGTCGATCTGCACGGGCGCGTTCGTCCTGGCGGCTGCGGGCCTTCTGGACGGCCGCAGGGCGACGACCCACTGGCTGTCGTCGGACCGCTTCGCCCGTACGTTCCCGCAGGTCACGGTCGACGCGGACGTCCTCTACGTAGACGAGGGAACCGTCCTGACCTCGGCCGGCGAGGCGGCGGGCATCGACCTGTGCCTGCACATGATCCGCGCCGACCACGGCGCGGCTGTCGCGGCGGACGTGGCGCGCCGCACGGTCGTACCGCCGTACCGGGAGGGCGGCCAGGCCCAGTACATCCAGCGCCCGGTGCGGACGCGGGAGTCGGCCTCGACCTCCCGCTCACGGGCCTGGGCCCTGGCACGTCTCGCGGAGCCCCTCACGCTCGCGGACCTCGCGGCGCGGGACGCGATGGCGGTCCGTACGTACAGTCGCCGCTTCCGCGAGGAGACGGGTCTGACCCCGATGACGTGGCTGGCCCGCCAACGCCTCGACCGGGCACGGGAGTTGTTGGAACGCACCGACCACACCGTCGACCGCGTCGCGACGGAGACGGGGTTCGGCACCGGAGCGTCGTTGCGGCAGCACTTCCAGGCGGTGCTCGGGGTGTCGCCGGGGGCGTACCGGGCGACGTTCAGGGGACGCTGA
- a CDS encoding MFS transporter — MSLSPGTTGATVTTAVPARLDRLPWSRWHWTVVIGLGTVWILDGLEVTVVGNIAGRLSESGSGLPISSAQVTGMAAALYVAGACAGALFFGWLTDRFGRKKLFLLTLAVYLAATALTALSFSTWWFFVFRFFTGFGIGGEYAAINSAIDELIPSTFRGRVDLIINGSFWLGAIGGSLLSIVALDTDLFAKNVGWRLTFALGVVLGLVILLVRRNVPESPRWLFIHGRGEEAESLVTGIEDRVRDERGGTELPPPAGEITIHQRKSIGFVEIARTVVRSYPRRTTLGLALFIGQAFLYNAITFGFGAILTTFYDVPTGSTGYYFAVIAAGNFMGPLLLGRLFDTVGRRLMISSTYLLSGILLFGTAWLFDRGSLTATTLTACWCVVLFFASAGASSAYLTVSEIFPMETRAMAIAFFYAVGTAAGGISGPLLFADLTESGKVADTVLAFQIGAALMCLAGLVAAMFAVRAERRSLEDIAQPLSAVRPRAGAAV; from the coding sequence ATGTCCCTCAGTCCTGGCACCACCGGCGCCACCGTCACCACCGCCGTCCCCGCCCGCCTCGACCGCCTCCCCTGGTCGCGCTGGCACTGGACGGTGGTCATCGGCCTCGGCACCGTATGGATACTCGACGGCCTCGAAGTCACGGTCGTCGGCAACATCGCGGGCCGTCTGTCCGAGTCCGGCAGCGGTCTGCCCATCTCCTCCGCGCAGGTCACCGGCATGGCCGCCGCCCTGTACGTGGCGGGCGCCTGTGCCGGAGCGCTGTTCTTCGGCTGGCTCACCGACCGCTTCGGCCGCAAGAAGCTCTTCCTGCTGACGCTCGCCGTCTACCTCGCGGCGACCGCGCTCACCGCCCTGTCCTTCTCCACCTGGTGGTTCTTCGTCTTCCGCTTCTTCACCGGCTTCGGCATCGGCGGCGAGTACGCGGCCATCAACTCGGCCATCGACGAACTGATCCCGTCCACTTTCCGCGGCCGCGTCGACCTCATCATCAACGGCAGCTTCTGGCTCGGCGCGATCGGCGGCTCGCTCCTCTCGATCGTCGCGCTCGACACGGACCTGTTCGCGAAGAACGTGGGCTGGCGGCTCACCTTCGCCCTCGGCGTCGTCCTCGGCCTGGTCATCCTCCTCGTACGGCGCAACGTCCCGGAGAGTCCACGCTGGCTGTTCATCCACGGCAGGGGAGAGGAGGCCGAATCGCTCGTCACGGGCATCGAGGACCGCGTACGCGACGAACGCGGCGGCACCGAACTCCCGCCGCCCGCCGGGGAGATCACCATCCACCAGCGCAAGAGCATCGGCTTCGTCGAGATCGCCCGTACCGTCGTCCGGTCCTATCCCCGCCGCACCACCCTCGGCCTCGCCCTCTTCATCGGCCAGGCCTTCCTCTACAACGCGATCACGTTCGGCTTCGGCGCGATCCTCACCACGTTCTACGACGTGCCGACCGGCTCGACCGGCTACTACTTCGCGGTCATCGCGGCCGGCAACTTCATGGGCCCGCTGCTGCTCGGCAGGCTCTTCGACACGGTCGGCCGCCGGCTGATGATCTCCTCGACGTACCTCCTGTCGGGGATCCTCCTCTTCGGCACGGCCTGGCTCTTCGACCGCGGCTCGCTGACCGCGACGACCCTCACCGCCTGCTGGTGCGTCGTCCTGTTCTTCGCCTCGGCGGGCGCCTCCAGCGCGTACCTCACGGTCTCCGAGATCTTCCCGATGGAGACGCGCGCGATGGCGATCGCCTTCTTCTACGCGGTCGGAACGGCGGCCGGCGGCATCAGCGGACCGCTCCTGTTCGCCGACCTCACCGAGTCCGGCAAGGTCGCCGACACGGTCCTGGCCTTCCAGATCGGCGCCGCGCTGATGTGCCTGGCGGGCCTGGTGGCGGCCATGTTCGCGGTACGGGCGGAGCGCCGGTCCCTGGAGGACATCGCGCAGCCCCTGTCGGCGGTACGGCCCCGGGCGGGCGCAGCTGTCTGA
- a CDS encoding DUF397 domain-containing protein, giving the protein MTTNYEKTADGSGIAEQLSWFKSSHSNGAGGECVECATAADERVFVRDSKRTGGDIVTVSAAAWVDFLSSITSAG; this is encoded by the coding sequence ATGACCACGAACTACGAGAAGACCGCGGATGGTTCGGGGATCGCTGAGCAGCTCTCGTGGTTCAAGTCGTCGCACAGCAACGGCGCCGGGGGCGAATGCGTGGAGTGCGCCACCGCCGCCGACGAGCGGGTGTTCGTACGGGACTCCAAGCGCACAGGCGGAGACATCGTCACCGTGAGCGCGGCGGCCTGGGTCGACTTCTTGAGCTCCATCACATCCGCCGGGTGA
- a CDS encoding VOC family protein, producing the protein MTSDASDAHAPGPIRRAVPNVEVPGEESMAANRDFYGTLGFREVMNLGWIMTLASPTDPTAQIGFLTHDATAPVVPDMSVEVDDVDAVYAAVRAAGFPIVHDLRDEEWGVRRFFVRDPQGRVVNVLAHKP; encoded by the coding sequence ATGACATCCGACGCGTCCGACGCGCACGCACCTGGGCCCATCCGCAGGGCCGTCCCGAACGTCGAGGTTCCGGGGGAGGAGTCGATGGCGGCGAACCGCGACTTCTACGGCACGCTCGGCTTCCGCGAGGTCATGAACCTGGGCTGGATCATGACGCTGGCGTCCCCGACCGACCCCACCGCCCAGATCGGCTTCCTCACCCACGACGCGACGGCGCCGGTGGTGCCGGACATGAGCGTCGAGGTGGACGACGTGGACGCGGTGTACGCGGCCGTACGGGCCGCGGGCTTCCCGATCGTCCACGACCTCCGGGACGAGGAGTGGGGCGTCCGCCGTTTCTTCGTACGGGACCCGCAGGGCCGGGTGGTCAACGTCCTGGCCCACAAGCCCTGA
- a CDS encoding ATP-binding protein produces the protein MLQQNCVHRKPWELAFIAEPEELAGLRRIVRLHLMHWGLHDLIDSAQLCVTEMVSNVITHVGIGTPTELSLLMNGSFLRIEVQDPDLRALPTLLHAADDDEGGRGVRLLDAVAVRWGALIKGDRKVTWCELATGINAPGGHVRNAAVDRAEGVLQLYGVARATDTSIDRGVDKAEAVALIADLLCWARAHGHDADELLESAETRFDRQVGRR, from the coding sequence GTGCTCCAGCAGAACTGCGTACACCGAAAGCCGTGGGAGCTGGCCTTCATCGCCGAGCCCGAGGAACTGGCCGGCCTGCGTCGCATCGTGCGCCTGCACCTCATGCACTGGGGCTTGCACGACCTCATCGACTCCGCCCAACTGTGCGTGACGGAGATGGTCTCCAACGTCATCACACACGTCGGCATCGGCACCCCCACCGAGCTGAGCCTGCTGATGAACGGCTCCTTCCTCCGCATCGAGGTCCAGGACCCGGATCTACGCGCCCTTCCCACGCTTCTGCACGCTGCGGACGACGACGAGGGTGGGCGGGGTGTGAGACTCCTTGACGCGGTGGCGGTGCGATGGGGCGCACTGATCAAGGGCGATCGCAAGGTGACATGGTGCGAGTTGGCCACCGGGATCAACGCCCCCGGAGGGCATGTTCGTAACGCGGCAGTCGACCGAGCAGAAGGGGTACTCCAGCTGTACGGTGTGGCTCGCGCAACCGACACGTCTATCGACAGAGGTGTGGATAAGGCGGAGGCAGTCGCCTTGATTGCGGATCTGCTCTGTTGGGCTCGCGCTCACGGGCACGACGCGGATGAACTTCTGGAGAGCGCAGAGACGCGTTTTGATCGCCAAGTGGGTCGGCGATGA
- a CDS encoding carboxymuconolactone decarboxylase family protein, whose amino-acid sequence MEARLNAFASPLAGKLIKHINSAGKVIADSALPAATQELVKIRASQINGCGFCTDMHTKDAAHAGETAQRLHLIAAWREAKVFTDAERAALELTEQGTRIADAAGGVSDEAWANAAKYYDEEQLLALTGLIAVINTYNRMNVILQVPAGDYQPGQFG is encoded by the coding sequence ATGGAAGCTCGACTCAACGCCTTCGCCAGCCCCCTCGCCGGCAAGCTCATCAAGCACATCAACTCCGCCGGCAAGGTCATCGCCGACTCGGCGCTGCCCGCCGCCACGCAGGAGCTCGTGAAGATCCGGGCCAGCCAGATCAACGGGTGCGGGTTCTGCACCGACATGCACACCAAGGACGCCGCGCACGCCGGGGAGACCGCTCAGCGGCTGCACCTGATCGCCGCCTGGCGCGAGGCCAAGGTGTTCACCGACGCCGAGCGGGCCGCCCTGGAGCTGACCGAGCAGGGGACCCGGATCGCGGACGCCGCCGGTGGTGTCAGCGACGAGGCGTGGGCCAACGCCGCCAAGTACTACGACGAGGAGCAGCTCCTCGCGCTGACGGGCCTGATCGCCGTCATCAACACCTACAACCGCATGAACGTCATCCTGCAGGTGCCCGCCGGCGACTACCAGCCCGGACAGTTCGGCTGA
- a CDS encoding helix-turn-helix transcriptional regulator: MAGSPTARRRRLSIELKKLREASGMTCAQVGAAADWSGSKVNRMETGHGRVQPSDVDVLCRLYATSDEMREFLKSLARQAKTKGWWQVHGSGVPEWFNIYIGLEQESSSFRQYQCEVVPGLMQTPAYITELHVAGSHMKPEDSERAIRVRLERQEMLTRADAPDTWFVVSESALRNVIGDEAVMRDQLEHLLDVCQLSSVTLQVLPFDAGTRPMTGAFTILGFPDQEDPDVVYRDGITDAVYLEGDHHIREYTRAFDGLRAAALSPQRSLQVIKNLVKEYAR, encoded by the coding sequence ATGGCTGGATCACCGACAGCGCGACGGCGTCGGCTGTCGATCGAGCTGAAGAAGCTCCGCGAGGCGAGTGGCATGACCTGCGCCCAGGTCGGCGCTGCCGCGGACTGGAGCGGCTCCAAAGTGAACCGGATGGAGACCGGCCATGGACGCGTACAGCCATCCGACGTGGACGTGCTGTGTCGGCTCTACGCGACCAGCGACGAGATGCGCGAGTTCCTCAAGTCGCTTGCCAGGCAAGCGAAGACGAAGGGCTGGTGGCAGGTCCACGGGTCTGGGGTGCCTGAGTGGTTCAACATCTACATCGGCCTGGAGCAGGAGTCGTCCTCCTTCCGGCAGTACCAGTGCGAGGTCGTACCCGGCCTCATGCAGACGCCCGCCTACATCACGGAACTTCACGTGGCGGGGTCGCACATGAAGCCCGAGGACTCGGAGCGAGCGATCCGCGTACGTCTGGAGCGGCAGGAGATGCTGACGCGCGCGGACGCGCCAGACACCTGGTTCGTCGTGAGTGAGAGTGCCCTGCGGAACGTCATCGGCGATGAGGCCGTCATGCGCGACCAACTCGAACACCTACTGGATGTCTGCCAGTTGAGTTCCGTCACCCTTCAAGTGCTCCCCTTCGACGCCGGGACGCGGCCGATGACTGGGGCGTTCACGATTCTCGGCTTCCCTGACCAGGAGGACCCCGATGTCGTCTATCGAGACGGCATCACCGATGCGGTCTACCTCGAAGGGGACCATCATATCCGTGAGTACACGCGCGCGTTCGACGGGTTGAGGGCGGCCGCCCTGAGTCCCCAACGCTCCCTTCAAGTGATCAAGAACCTCGTCAAGGAGTACGCCCGATGA
- a CDS encoding DUF3427 domain-containing protein, protein MTNELDQSVVEAAAEGRVHREPLDPDDAPEILGRYVGDLVRRTLRAHAKQRGADGPTQRLAKQVAVVNRIVEELGLLSSVQAGDEAAVAQTKDLLLAVAERSPLPGQRVFPERPHVPLATSALFANRSRESVGHALRRELESADSVDLICAFIKWSGLRLLLGQLGDVRRRGKRLRVITTTYMGATDQRAVDALAKLGAEVRISYETQATRLHAKAWHFHRESGTSTAYVGSSNMSKAALVDGLEWNVRLSQLESPTLVTSIADTFEEYWQDPAFEPYDPSSDRDCQRLADALSTERSGPAQLPIELAPFDIQPHPHQREVLDELQAQRELHDHHRNLVVMATGTGKTVVSALDYRALRQAGKVDSLLFVAHRDSILKQSMAVFRHVLKDGTFGELYVGSERPRDWRYVFASIQSLTSSGYERLHPEHFDMVIVDEFHHAGARTYGELLTHIGPKELLGLTATPERTDEYDITQWFEGRTSVDLRLWEAIERGLLVPFHYFGINDETDLRTLRFSRRAGYQTRELEQLYTGDDARVRIILKEIRKKVLDPRAMHGLGFCVSVAHARYMAEKFTKADLPSRALTSESSPREREEAVSELKQGRIKVLFTVDLFNEGVDIPCVDTLLLLRPTESATVFLQQLGRGLRHAENKTSLTVLDFIGAQHADFRFEPAMRALTGANHGQVVREVQEEFPTLPSGCAVQLDRVARKYVLESLQRTLRPRWKQSVDDLKRLGDVPLGEFLNSTGVEVEDVYRREQGTWSELREEAGMHVPPPGPGDLKLAKALRRSLHIDDPERLAYLSLLVEATSSTGLHPGVRDWPAGRLQRLAAMANCVLWGDALLASPAESALEKMLVEHRRRAELQQLVPELRERLQRVTRPLHPEGANPLHVHAHYTRAEAEAAFGGEYKGQPTGVTWFPEEQADVFFVDLVKSEKHFSETTRYEDRVISPRRFQWETQGRISEESEIGRRYIDHKRRGSSLHLFVRETKKADGLLGAPSYVYVGPATYVSHVNDRPMRLTLDLEHTLPVDLYRRWSQLSG, encoded by the coding sequence GTGACCAACGAACTCGACCAAAGCGTGGTCGAGGCAGCGGCTGAGGGCCGGGTGCACCGCGAACCTCTGGATCCGGACGACGCTCCTGAGATTCTGGGTCGCTATGTCGGGGATCTAGTCCGCCGGACACTGCGGGCGCACGCTAAGCAGAGGGGTGCTGACGGACCAACTCAGCGGCTGGCGAAGCAGGTCGCGGTGGTGAACCGGATCGTCGAGGAGTTGGGGCTTCTCTCGTCGGTGCAGGCCGGAGATGAGGCTGCGGTTGCTCAGACAAAGGATCTGCTTCTGGCCGTAGCCGAGAGATCGCCCTTGCCTGGCCAGAGGGTCTTTCCTGAACGTCCGCATGTCCCGCTGGCGACTAGCGCACTCTTCGCCAATCGCTCGCGGGAGAGCGTTGGGCACGCGCTGCGAAGGGAGCTGGAATCAGCCGACAGCGTTGACCTGATCTGCGCCTTCATCAAGTGGTCCGGCTTGAGACTCTTGTTGGGGCAACTCGGCGATGTCCGTCGCCGTGGCAAGCGCCTGCGCGTCATCACGACCACATACATGGGGGCGACGGACCAGCGCGCTGTAGATGCCCTGGCCAAGCTCGGCGCTGAAGTGCGGATCTCGTATGAGACCCAAGCGACGCGGCTGCACGCCAAGGCGTGGCACTTCCATCGCGAGAGCGGCACTTCGACCGCCTACGTGGGTTCGTCCAACATGTCGAAGGCCGCGCTTGTCGATGGGTTGGAGTGGAACGTTCGCCTCTCTCAGCTAGAGTCCCCGACGCTCGTCACGTCGATCGCGGACACGTTTGAGGAGTACTGGCAGGATCCGGCCTTCGAGCCGTACGACCCAAGTAGTGACCGAGACTGTCAGCGACTTGCCGATGCTCTGAGCACTGAACGTAGTGGTCCGGCTCAACTCCCCATTGAACTGGCTCCGTTCGATATCCAACCTCACCCACACCAGCGGGAGGTCCTGGATGAGCTTCAGGCACAGCGGGAGCTTCACGATCACCATCGCAATCTCGTCGTCATGGCGACTGGCACCGGAAAGACTGTGGTCTCTGCCCTTGACTATCGGGCGCTGCGCCAAGCAGGGAAGGTCGACAGCCTGCTGTTCGTGGCGCATCGAGATTCAATTCTCAAGCAGAGCATGGCTGTCTTTCGGCACGTTCTGAAGGACGGGACCTTTGGTGAGCTGTACGTGGGGAGCGAGCGTCCTCGCGATTGGCGGTACGTCTTTGCTTCGATCCAGTCACTCACTAGTTCTGGCTATGAGCGGCTACATCCTGAACATTTCGACATGGTTATCGTCGACGAGTTTCACCATGCGGGTGCTCGCACCTATGGGGAGCTCCTCACTCACATCGGCCCGAAGGAGTTGCTCGGCCTCACTGCCACTCCGGAGCGCACGGATGAATACGACATCACGCAGTGGTTCGAAGGGCGCACCTCAGTCGATCTCCGTTTGTGGGAAGCCATCGAGCGCGGGCTGCTGGTGCCCTTCCATTACTTCGGCATCAACGACGAGACCGATCTTAGGACCCTGCGCTTCAGTCGTCGTGCTGGTTACCAGACACGTGAGCTTGAGCAGTTGTACACCGGCGACGACGCCCGGGTGCGCATCATTTTGAAAGAGATCCGCAAAAAGGTTCTTGACCCACGCGCGATGCACGGCCTTGGTTTCTGTGTATCTGTGGCCCATGCCCGCTACATGGCTGAGAAGTTCACCAAGGCGGATCTGCCCTCTCGTGCTCTGACTAGCGAGTCAAGTCCACGGGAGCGCGAGGAAGCAGTGTCGGAGCTCAAGCAGGGACGCATCAAGGTGCTGTTCACTGTGGACCTTTTCAACGAAGGCGTAGATATTCCCTGCGTCGACACACTTCTACTTCTACGTCCCACGGAGAGCGCCACGGTCTTTCTCCAGCAGCTCGGTCGCGGTTTGCGGCATGCAGAGAATAAGACCAGCTTGACCGTTCTGGACTTCATCGGGGCCCAGCACGCGGACTTCCGCTTTGAACCGGCCATGCGTGCCCTGACGGGAGCTAACCATGGCCAGGTGGTACGAGAGGTTCAGGAAGAATTCCCCACGCTCCCCAGTGGTTGCGCTGTCCAACTGGACCGTGTGGCGCGCAAGTACGTGCTTGAGAGCCTTCAGCGCACGCTGAGGCCGCGCTGGAAGCAGTCTGTTGATGACCTGAAGCGGCTTGGTGACGTGCCGCTGGGCGAGTTCCTCAACAGCACGGGTGTCGAGGTCGAGGATGTGTATCGACGCGAACAAGGTACGTGGAGTGAGCTCCGTGAGGAGGCTGGCATGCACGTGCCTCCGCCGGGGCCTGGGGACCTCAAACTTGCCAAGGCCCTCCGGCGCTCCCTGCACATAGATGACCCCGAACGTCTCGCCTACCTCAGCCTTCTAGTAGAGGCGACGAGTTCGACTGGGCTCCATCCGGGTGTTCGCGATTGGCCCGCAGGCCGTCTGCAACGGCTTGCCGCGATGGCGAACTGTGTCTTGTGGGGAGATGCCCTGCTCGCCAGCCCCGCCGAGTCCGCACTGGAGAAGATGCTGGTGGAGCACCGCCGTAGGGCAGAACTTCAGCAGCTTGTTCCTGAGCTTCGTGAACGCCTTCAGCGTGTTACTCGTCCGCTCCATCCTGAGGGAGCAAACCCGCTACACGTTCATGCCCACTACACCAGGGCAGAGGCGGAAGCGGCGTTCGGCGGTGAATACAAGGGGCAGCCGACGGGGGTGACTTGGTTCCCCGAGGAGCAGGCTGACGTGTTCTTCGTCGACCTGGTCAAATCTGAGAAGCACTTCTCTGAGACAACCCGGTACGAGGACCGCGTGATCAGCCCGAGGCGGTTTCAGTGGGAGACCCAGGGGCGCATCTCGGAGGAGTCCGAGATCGGCAGGCGCTACATCGACCATAAGAGGCGTGGCAGCAGCCTGCACCTGTTCGTTCGCGAGACGAAGAAGGCTGATGGCCTGCTTGGAGCACCCTCGTATGTCTACGTGGGGCCAGCCACGTACGTGAGCCACGTGAACGACCGCCCGATGCGGCTCACCTTGGACCTAGAGCACACGCTTCCAGTGGACCTTTATCGCCGCTGGTCCCAGCTATCCGGGTGA
- a CDS encoding GNAT family N-acetyltransferase, whose amino-acid sequence MADWTLRPATAADVEAVAEVRAVAMRPDLERLGRFDERRVRQRLRDAWEPAHTWVIEVGGELAGSVALRRAADCYWFEHFLLAPHLQGRGIGTAVLDSLLERCDREGVPVRLDVLQGSAARRLYERRGFTVEREDPVDVFMVRRPHTG is encoded by the coding sequence ATGGCGGATTGGACACTGCGGCCCGCGACGGCCGCCGATGTGGAGGCGGTCGCCGAGGTGCGGGCCGTCGCGATGCGCCCGGACCTGGAGCGGCTCGGGCGGTTCGACGAGCGGCGGGTGCGGCAGCGGCTGCGGGACGCCTGGGAGCCCGCGCACACCTGGGTGATCGAGGTGGGCGGGGAGCTCGCCGGGTCCGTGGCGCTGCGCCGGGCGGCGGACTGCTACTGGTTCGAGCACTTCCTGCTCGCCCCGCACCTCCAGGGCCGGGGCATCGGCACGGCCGTGCTGGACTCGCTCCTGGAGCGGTGCGACCGCGAGGGCGTACCGGTGCGGCTGGACGTGCTCCAGGGCAGCGCGGCCCGGCGGCTGTACGAGCGGCGCGGGTTCACCGTCGAGCGTGAGGACCCTGTCGACGTGTTCATGGTGCGCCGCCCGCACACCGGTTGA